A genomic region of Photobacterium swingsii contains the following coding sequences:
- a CDS encoding DNA-directed RNA polymerase subunit alpha yields MQGSVTEFLKPRLVDIEQVNTTHAKVTLEPLERGFGHTLGNALRRILLSSMPGCAVTEVEIDGVLHEYSTKEGVQEDILEILLNLKGLAVKVEGKDEVILTLNKSGAGPVVAGDITHDGDVEIANSEHVICHLTDDNADISMRIKVERGRGYVPASARIHTEEDERPIGRLLVDSTFSPVDRIAYSVEAARVEQRTDLDKLVIDMETNGTLDPEEAIRRAATILAEQLDAFVDLRDVRVPEEKEEKPEFDPILLRPVDDLELTVRSANCLKAEAIHYIGDLVQRTEVELLKTPNLGKKSLTEIKDVLASRGLSLGMRLENWPPASIAED; encoded by the coding sequence ATGCAGGGTTCTGTAACAGAATTTCTTAAGCCACGTCTTGTTGATATCGAACAAGTTAACACGACGCATGCAAAAGTAACTCTAGAGCCGCTAGAGCGTGGCTTTGGCCACACTTTAGGTAACGCTCTTCGTCGTATTTTACTTTCTTCTATGCCGGGTTGTGCCGTTACTGAAGTTGAGATCGACGGTGTGTTACACGAGTACAGCACCAAAGAGGGAGTACAGGAAGATATTCTTGAGATCCTTCTAAACCTTAAAGGTCTAGCCGTTAAGGTTGAGGGTAAAGACGAAGTTATCCTTACTCTGAACAAATCTGGTGCAGGCCCTGTTGTTGCAGGTGACATCACCCACGACGGTGATGTTGAGATTGCGAACTCAGAACACGTAATCTGCCACCTAACTGATGACAATGCTGATATCAGCATGCGCATCAAGGTAGAGCGTGGTCGTGGCTATGTACCAGCATCTGCTCGTATTCACACTGAAGAAGATGAGCGTCCAATTGGCCGTCTGTTAGTTGATTCAACTTTCAGCCCAGTTGACCGTATCGCTTACTCTGTAGAGGCAGCTCGCGTTGAACAACGTACTGACCTAGACAAACTTGTAATCGATATGGAGACAAACGGTACGCTTGATCCAGAGGAAGCTATCCGTCGCGCAGCAACTATTCTTGCTGAGCAACTGGATGCATTCGTAGATCTACGTGATGTACGAGTTCCTGAAGAGAAAGAAGAAAAGCCAGAGTTCGATCCGATCCTACTGCGTCCTGTAGACGATCTTGAACTAACTGTTCGCTCTGCTAACTGTTTGAAAGCAGAAGCGATCCATTACATCGGTGATCTTGTTCAGCGCACTGAGGTTGAGCTACTTAAAACGCCAAACCTTGGTAAGAAGTCTTTAACAGAAATTAAAGACGTGCTGGCATCTCGTGGTCTGTCTCTAGGCATGCGCTTAGAAAACTGGCCGCCAGCATCAATCGCTGAAGATTAA
- the rplQ gene encoding 50S ribosomal protein L17, giving the protein MRHRKSGRQLNRNSSHRKAMFSNMASSLVRHELIKTTLPKAKELRRVIEPLITLAKTDSVANRRLAFARTRDNEVVAKLFNELGPRFAQRAGGYTRILKCGFRTGDKAPMAYIELVDRPAKEEAAAE; this is encoded by the coding sequence ATGCGCCATCGTAAGAGTGGTCGTCAACTCAACCGCAACAGCAGTCATCGTAAAGCGATGTTCAGCAACATGGCTAGCTCTCTGGTACGTCACGAGCTTATCAAGACTACCCTGCCTAAGGCAAAAGAGCTACGTCGCGTAATTGAGCCGTTGATTACCCTAGCTAAGACAGACAGTGTTGCTAACCGTCGTCTTGCATTCGCTCGTACTCGTGATAACGAAGTTGTAGCGAAACTATTTAACGAATTAGGTCCACGCTTCGCTCAACGCGCAGGCGGTTACACTCGCATTCTAAAATGTGGTTTCCGTACTGGCGATAAAGCCCCAATGGCTTACATTGAGCTTGTAGATCGTCCTGCAAAGGAAGAAGCTGCTGCTGAATAA
- a CDS encoding glycosyltransferase family 4 protein yields MIYLLLDSSGFGGIESHVLQLARLLKAERQAVTVVFIRRYADHPMYQQLNNAAIPVQFLSPSSPIDHFAYSFAKQVTRGDVLHAHGYKASILARLLGCLTPSVVVTTFHAGESPSGRIAFYEWLNRISSFMSRNLAVSKAIQYSVPGECELLANFVSVSQTPKATHKGKSRRLQVGFVGRLCAVKGIDRFLWLAAQNSDCDYHVFGDGEDAALLSSIEALSDDISIQWHGRVDDMTNHWHTLDILLMPSRAEGLPMAALEAMSHGVITIATDAGDLVRLLPNDCIVAQSKWQALADMIKVFDNDKALALDIALKQQQRIKDAYSCEARWPQLKAIYQRVE; encoded by the coding sequence GTGATTTATTTATTACTTGATAGTTCTGGCTTTGGAGGTATAGAAAGTCATGTTCTTCAATTGGCTCGGCTACTCAAAGCAGAGCGCCAAGCTGTCACTGTGGTTTTTATTCGTCGTTATGCTGATCATCCTATGTACCAGCAATTAAATAATGCCGCGATTCCTGTTCAATTCCTTTCTCCTTCATCCCCGATTGACCATTTTGCGTATTCTTTTGCGAAACAAGTAACGCGGGGCGATGTGCTGCATGCCCATGGTTATAAAGCTTCGATATTGGCGCGCTTACTGGGTTGTTTGACACCTTCAGTTGTGGTCACAACCTTCCATGCTGGCGAGTCGCCGTCAGGGCGTATTGCTTTTTATGAATGGCTCAACCGAATATCAAGTTTTATGTCGCGCAATCTTGCTGTTAGTAAAGCCATTCAATACTCGGTGCCTGGAGAGTGTGAGCTGCTGGCTAATTTTGTCTCCGTCAGCCAAACTCCTAAGGCTACACATAAGGGTAAATCACGGCGATTACAAGTTGGTTTTGTAGGCCGCTTATGTGCGGTCAAAGGGATAGATCGTTTTTTATGGCTTGCTGCTCAAAATTCTGACTGTGATTATCATGTTTTTGGTGATGGTGAAGATGCCGCATTGCTTTCTAGCATTGAAGCGCTGAGTGATGATATTTCGATTCAGTGGCATGGGCGTGTTGATGATATGACCAACCACTGGCATACATTAGATATCTTGTTGATGCCATCACGGGCTGAAGGTTTGCCAATGGCTGCGTTGGAAGCAATGTCTCATGGGGTGATCACCATCGCCACTGATGCTGGGGATCTTGTCCGTTTATTGCCGAATGACTGCATTGTTGCACAATCCAAATGGCAGGCGTTGGCTGATATGATCAAGGTTTTTGATAATGACAAAGCACTGGCCTTGGATATTGCCCTTAAGCAGCAGCAACGTATTAAGGATGCTTACAGTTGTGAAGCCCGTTGGCCACAATTGAAAGCTATTTATCAGCGGGTTGAGTAA
- a CDS encoding response regulator, with product MEQVLLQRRFELTYSAVRSIRALFADKAAALGIEATRLQQLQLVCSEYCTNLLKHSVPTAESVTISYGKSHQGYYLAIHDDGQPWKQLKTALSSAVFPSPLSESGMGLAIIKATFPDFAYQTTINGNQLRFHLSDKKQKQHLLIVDDSQSQLKLLAHFLEDNYQLTIFSQATEAIDWLAHNHCDLVLTDFHMPTMSGIVFRDRVKQQRRHATLPFVFISGDTLADSIELAGQSAIDDYLLKPINKPHLLGVIQRVLERHLHLTTQYQLQFEQQLALCLPLANNQTEDPHWQVDISQQAENSGDFVMQHSLADGTTLVILGDHMGHGAIAKANGAVWLGYISGLLENKGITPAELYQRLNTKLYLSPSHHLLCLILIHLQKGGKTACFNAGMPTPLFCSQQQSTEIEHASGLLGLFDEIDREPWQNTLTSGASIHCYSDGLAESDWEKKALNQLTELTPKQRHHKLWQYNAPMTADDKTLVSISYIGNHD from the coding sequence ATGGAACAAGTACTGTTACAACGACGCTTCGAGCTGACCTACTCAGCGGTTCGAAGTATTCGCGCCCTTTTTGCAGATAAAGCTGCCGCCCTTGGAATAGAAGCAACACGCTTACAGCAACTTCAACTCGTGTGCAGTGAATATTGCACTAACTTACTTAAACACTCAGTCCCCACAGCCGAATCAGTCACCATTAGCTATGGTAAATCTCATCAAGGTTATTATCTTGCCATTCATGATGATGGTCAGCCGTGGAAACAACTCAAAACAGCACTTAGTAGCGCAGTGTTTCCTTCTCCGCTATCAGAGTCGGGAATGGGGCTTGCGATCATCAAGGCAACCTTCCCCGATTTTGCTTACCAAACAACGATAAACGGCAACCAGCTTCGCTTTCATCTTTCGGACAAAAAACAAAAACAACACCTGCTCATAGTGGATGACAGCCAAAGCCAACTCAAGCTCTTGGCACATTTCCTTGAGGACAATTATCAACTCACAATCTTTAGCCAAGCAACAGAGGCCATTGATTGGCTGGCGCATAATCACTGTGATCTTGTCTTAACTGATTTCCACATGCCAACAATGAGTGGCATCGTTTTTCGCGATCGTGTGAAACAGCAACGACGACATGCAACACTCCCCTTTGTCTTTATCTCGGGTGACACCCTCGCTGACAGCATAGAGCTGGCAGGACAATCTGCCATTGATGACTACTTACTGAAACCAATCAATAAACCCCATTTACTCGGAGTAATCCAGCGCGTACTCGAAAGGCATCTACACCTTACCACGCAATACCAACTACAATTCGAGCAACAACTGGCTTTATGCCTTCCATTAGCCAATAACCAAACAGAAGACCCCCATTGGCAGGTCGACATCAGCCAGCAAGCAGAAAACAGTGGCGATTTTGTAATGCAGCATAGCTTGGCTGACGGTACGACGCTAGTGATCTTAGGAGATCACATGGGGCACGGTGCAATCGCAAAAGCCAATGGTGCAGTATGGCTAGGCTATATTAGTGGTCTGCTAGAAAATAAGGGCATAACCCCAGCTGAACTTTACCAGCGCCTCAATACTAAGCTATACCTAAGCCCATCCCACCACCTGCTGTGCTTAATACTGATCCATTTACAAAAAGGGGGGAAGACCGCATGCTTTAATGCTGGCATGCCAACACCTTTGTTTTGCTCACAACAGCAAAGTACTGAAATTGAGCATGCTTCTGGATTGCTGGGGTTATTTGATGAGATAGATAGAGAACCATGGCAAAACACATTAACTTCAGGAGCTAGTATCCATTGCTACAGCGACGGGTTAGCGGAATCTGACTGGGAAAAGAAAGCACTCAATCAATTAACCGAACTTACCCCTAAGCAACGTCACCACAAATTGTGGCAATACAACGCCCCCATGACAGCCGATGATAAAACCTTAGTCAGCATTAGCTATATAGGCAATCACGACTAA
- a CDS encoding P-loop NTPase family protein → MKPWLSQEFDQLFQQIHQRQCRIITFAGASSGCGTSTQAYWLAQRLSADQPKTLLIDLDLAGSGQGYPKADWSCQAADFSNHTRVLSEALDLLPQPRSQQTILELRQPQILAAAVEQWLDDYQYIICDVGNINTANWRNLAIASISHASNGTILCIAAGKTTESEVLASAQRLEQGNVELIGTLINDQINPSLGDEIRRVIESKAKWLPRSIKQKFSQYLATNPLLQGKYQ, encoded by the coding sequence ATGAAACCGTGGCTAAGTCAGGAATTTGACCAACTATTCCAACAAATCCATCAGCGCCAATGCCGTATTATTACCTTTGCCGGTGCCAGTTCAGGCTGTGGTACATCAACCCAAGCCTACTGGCTAGCACAGCGCTTATCCGCCGATCAGCCGAAAACACTGCTGATCGACCTTGATCTTGCCGGATCAGGTCAAGGTTACCCCAAAGCTGACTGGTCATGTCAGGCTGCAGACTTCAGCAATCACACCAGAGTATTAAGTGAAGCACTCGATCTACTCCCACAACCTAGATCCCAGCAAACAATTTTAGAGCTACGTCAACCACAAATACTGGCAGCGGCTGTTGAGCAATGGCTGGATGACTACCAATACATTATTTGCGATGTGGGGAATATTAATACTGCCAATTGGCGAAACCTTGCAATTGCCTCTATCAGCCACGCAAGTAATGGCACCATCTTGTGTATTGCTGCAGGTAAAACAACGGAGAGTGAAGTATTAGCGAGTGCTCAACGATTAGAGCAAGGCAATGTTGAGTTAATTGGCACCTTAATCAACGATCAGATAAATCCAAGCTTAGGCGATGAAATTCGGCGCGTCATAGAAAGCAAAGCAAAGTGGCTGCCTCGGTCAATCAAACAGAAATTCAGTCAATACCTCGCGACCAACCCGCTATTACAAGGAAAGTACCAGTAA
- a CDS encoding SLBB domain-containing protein produces the protein MRILLLIVLLVFPFASVQATTLTSGDRVYLQLPGESDFDAPFTIDDQGQLLLPEVGLIAVAGLTVQQAEQKIRQRLQVIYRNLDEFELRIMEQLLRVKVLGYVEKPGMVSLKPDSNIQMALAAAGGARPGAQLDQFKLIRGDNSVVFDYKAYLDGKQAQPLPALKGGDTIFVPTSPLLGNIEVNFDAASLREGGDADEAQGLTIFGELRNPGTFSYKPDMTVVDAIMRADGVTRYADVTKIRVITDNIPYQFDLKAYLDSGDDSNLPPVKPGTTIFAPIEVEDINTTSRTVYVMGEVQAPGAYESSAGTGFIDVLANAGGPTRFADTTQIKLLSNTKPAIAINLVKYTQAPDQYSLPKMMPGDVIFIPEKIDFNEKSWLKVTNDRAIKIIGAVNNPGRFEWNDTMSFMDLLAHAGGPKQQTNLSNIRIVRENATADEARITTFNFEDFTKKNKPNSQLPQLQAGDTIIFDELPHDPSDNKASWLRQSAQDSIYIFGQVGAPGRYAFNNDQGFLDILSAADGPTGEADIQEVLITHRDGKTTKVSRFNLARYFQTGNEALLPKVVAGDVIFLPQVDAIADTQAVKVMGAVKAAGRFNWNDSMTFLDILALAGGPTKEANITNIRIIKENRQSQENVLYFDLDNFITEGGSFAGLPRLTAGDTIVIDELPHDPTDNKSSWIRQSADDSIYVFGQVGAPGRYAFNRELGFLDILSAADGPNGEADLRQIRISHRSGNTSKVTKLNLSLYFETGDETLLPRVVPGDVIYVPKEQGNWLDKPAERVVRLMGSVNKPGRYAFNNQMNILDLLAEAGGPKDTAYIERIMIVNTSCCGDQAQTFDLRGYVKNPGQYPLPLLRPGDTVYVPSEDDSTASQLRQTLRDALGIVTLVVLGAAL, from the coding sequence ATGAGAATCCTGCTGTTGATCGTATTGCTCGTATTCCCTTTTGCTAGCGTGCAAGCAACCACCTTGACCTCAGGGGATCGTGTATACCTTCAACTACCAGGTGAAAGTGATTTTGATGCCCCCTTTACTATCGACGATCAAGGGCAACTTTTACTGCCTGAAGTGGGGCTTATCGCTGTCGCAGGCTTAACCGTTCAACAAGCTGAGCAAAAGATCAGACAACGCCTTCAAGTGATCTACCGTAATTTAGATGAGTTTGAACTACGGATCATGGAGCAGCTATTACGAGTAAAAGTCCTTGGCTACGTTGAAAAACCAGGAATGGTGTCATTAAAGCCAGACAGTAATATCCAAATGGCACTTGCGGCCGCTGGCGGGGCGAGGCCAGGTGCGCAGCTTGACCAATTCAAACTGATCCGCGGCGATAATTCCGTCGTGTTTGACTATAAGGCCTACCTTGATGGCAAACAAGCACAGCCACTACCCGCGCTAAAAGGAGGTGACACGATTTTCGTCCCCACCTCACCTTTACTTGGCAACATCGAAGTAAACTTTGATGCTGCCTCTTTACGTGAAGGAGGCGATGCCGATGAAGCGCAAGGGCTCACGATTTTTGGTGAACTCCGCAACCCGGGTACATTCAGCTATAAACCCGATATGACAGTGGTTGATGCCATTATGCGCGCCGATGGGGTAACCCGCTATGCCGATGTAACCAAGATCCGAGTAATCACCGATAACATCCCTTATCAGTTTGACTTAAAAGCCTATTTAGACAGCGGTGATGACTCAAACCTCCCCCCCGTCAAACCCGGTACAACCATTTTTGCACCGATAGAAGTGGAAGATATTAATACTACTTCACGCACCGTCTATGTCATGGGTGAAGTGCAAGCGCCAGGCGCCTATGAAAGCAGTGCGGGGACAGGGTTTATCGATGTACTCGCCAACGCAGGCGGGCCAACCCGCTTTGCTGATACAACCCAAATAAAATTATTGAGTAACACCAAACCCGCTATCGCTATTAACTTGGTTAAATACACCCAAGCACCCGATCAATACTCTCTACCGAAAATGATGCCGGGTGATGTCATTTTCATTCCCGAGAAAATTGATTTTAATGAAAAATCTTGGCTTAAAGTGACCAATGATAGGGCCATCAAAATCATCGGGGCCGTCAACAATCCTGGCCGTTTTGAATGGAATGACACCATGAGCTTCATGGATTTACTCGCGCATGCTGGCGGGCCAAAACAACAAACGAACCTCTCAAATATTCGAATTGTGCGAGAGAACGCAACCGCCGATGAAGCCAGAATTACCACCTTCAACTTCGAAGATTTCACCAAAAAAAACAAACCAAATAGCCAGCTACCTCAGCTCCAAGCCGGCGATACCATAATCTTCGATGAACTCCCACACGACCCTAGTGATAATAAAGCCAGTTGGTTACGTCAATCAGCACAAGACTCTATCTATATCTTCGGCCAAGTCGGTGCCCCAGGGCGATATGCCTTCAACAACGACCAAGGATTTCTCGATATTCTTTCTGCAGCCGATGGCCCGACAGGTGAAGCCGATATTCAAGAAGTCTTGATCACCCATCGTGATGGCAAAACCACCAAGGTCAGCCGCTTTAACTTAGCACGTTACTTTCAGACAGGTAATGAAGCGCTGCTCCCAAAAGTAGTCGCTGGCGATGTCATTTTTCTCCCCCAAGTCGATGCGATTGCCGATACTCAAGCGGTAAAAGTGATGGGAGCCGTTAAAGCCGCCGGACGCTTTAATTGGAATGACAGCATGACCTTTCTGGATATTTTGGCATTAGCTGGCGGCCCCACTAAAGAAGCAAACATTACTAACATTCGTATTATTAAAGAAAATCGCCAGTCACAAGAAAATGTCCTGTATTTCGACCTCGATAATTTCATTACCGAAGGGGGCAGCTTTGCAGGGCTTCCTCGACTAACTGCAGGCGATACCATAGTGATTGACGAGTTACCCCATGATCCAACTGATAATAAATCAAGTTGGATTCGCCAATCTGCTGATGACTCAATTTACGTCTTTGGCCAAGTAGGTGCACCTGGACGCTACGCCTTCAATCGTGAATTAGGCTTTCTTGATATTCTTTCTGCAGCTGATGGTCCTAACGGTGAAGCGGATCTGCGGCAGATCCGCATCAGTCACCGTAGTGGCAACACCAGTAAAGTCACCAAACTGAATCTCTCGCTGTATTTTGAAACTGGCGATGAAACATTACTGCCTCGTGTGGTACCTGGTGATGTCATCTATGTCCCTAAAGAACAAGGTAACTGGCTAGATAAACCCGCAGAACGGGTGGTTCGTTTGATGGGTTCCGTCAATAAACCAGGTCGGTATGCCTTTAATAATCAAATGAATATCTTAGATCTATTAGCCGAAGCTGGCGGCCCAAAAGATACCGCTTATATCGAACGCATCATGATAGTGAATACCTCATGTTGCGGCGATCAAGCTCAGACATTTGATTTACGAGGCTATGTCAAAAACCCCGGTCAATACCCTTTGCCATTATTACGTCCTGGCGACACCGTTTATGTACCTAGTGAAGATGATTCGACCGCTTCACAGCTTCGCCAAACACTCCGTGATGCACTCGGCATCGTCACCTTGGTCGTATTAGGAGCAGCCTTATGA
- a CDS encoding OmpA family protein → MIRLSFVMIALILNGCSSWPAAGDNPYSPPKTDQWHELEHHDFELQILATRGAKSCLPGQYQTLENLYSKARQEAKAGFDDDADITLLQYQTQFAKIQQQMDWLEYHTLCLNPHYSEVELRDKFLVLMKIDNQFAFNRTQLLPDYQQALRRAASILKRQNHWHLQLTGFTDTLGTESYNDDLGMRRADTVKRFLIEQGVEPKQIAIFSAGERVSFEDPASRTERLSNRKVEAVVLVEHHTRSQHRVYSLQDWHAVRESL, encoded by the coding sequence ATGATCAGATTATCTTTCGTTATGATCGCCCTCATCCTCAATGGGTGCTCAAGCTGGCCAGCCGCTGGGGATAACCCTTATTCGCCACCAAAAACCGATCAATGGCATGAACTTGAGCATCATGACTTTGAGTTACAGATCCTCGCAACACGCGGAGCCAAATCGTGTCTTCCCGGCCAATATCAAACGTTAGAGAATCTCTATAGCAAAGCACGCCAAGAAGCAAAAGCAGGTTTTGATGACGATGCTGATATCACTCTTCTGCAATATCAAACGCAATTTGCCAAAATCCAACAACAAATGGATTGGTTGGAATACCACACCTTATGTTTAAACCCACATTATTCTGAAGTGGAGTTGCGCGATAAATTCTTAGTCTTAATGAAGATAGACAACCAGTTCGCTTTTAACCGCACTCAGCTACTACCCGACTACCAACAAGCACTGCGTCGCGCAGCCTCAATACTCAAGCGTCAGAACCATTGGCACCTTCAGCTAACAGGGTTCACTGACACACTTGGTACAGAATCTTATAACGACGACCTTGGTATGCGACGTGCTGATACCGTCAAACGCTTCTTAATTGAACAAGGGGTTGAACCCAAACAAATCGCCATCTTCAGTGCAGGAGAAAGAGTATCCTTTGAAGACCCAGCATCGAGAACTGAACGTTTGAGTAACCGCAAAGTGGAAGCTGTGGTTTTAGTCGAGCATCACACTCGCTCGCAGCACCGTGTTTACTCACTACAGGATTGGCATGCAGTGAGGGAGTCATTATGA
- a CDS encoding STAS domain-containing protein, whose translation MPSMTESVIALSLQDEFDAHVAKQMEDQLETLSKTELSELIIDMTKVQFIDSCGIGAIVFLYKRLKSRGKALRLLNVNGQPRQLIVMLRIDKVIPLITTAELH comes from the coding sequence ATGCCAAGTATGACTGAATCAGTAATCGCACTTTCTCTGCAGGATGAATTCGATGCGCATGTTGCCAAGCAGATGGAAGACCAGTTAGAGACTCTAAGTAAAACCGAGTTATCTGAACTTATTATTGATATGACCAAGGTACAATTTATTGACTCCTGTGGAATTGGTGCCATTGTTTTCTTATACAAACGGTTGAAAAGCCGCGGCAAAGCGTTACGCCTACTTAACGTGAACGGCCAACCTCGCCAGCTGATAGTAATGTTACGGATTGACAAGGTGATCCCGCTGATCACCACTGCGGAGCTGCATTAG
- a CDS encoding sugar transferase has translation MMLWFIVILLSILIVYHHIVYTAVMIRLGQYHTDEQSTSSSHSASLHDAYPHIALVMPAHNEADYMAAKLANILMLDYPAEKLSVNICCDGCSDNTAEIIEEWHPKFEQAGIKLAWTNKTNNRGKLARLNALMAQVSSQNDLIALSDISALISIDALTQAAHSFQNAETGAITSCYLLADATEGEKQYWQWQNKIRHAESQLGSVMGGNGAFYIMRASLFTPLPEDTINDDFMLPMMVIKQGYNVLLNQDINSVEISPSTGQQNHQRRQRIGAGNLQQLIRCRFLFSPKQKKLGWLFGSGKGLRTIMPFILVGYLLATSVLAIQGSLLASLLVIGQLSAYFLALLPALGVNQKYLNKWHYLVGGYYSSLFGMVRYLNGQFKQGWRHLPPLYDYQARSTQCCKRLSDLILSVMGLVLTLPLWPVIALLIKLDSKGPVFYRQLRVGQITEQHTDLFEVIKFRTMTHNAEQDSGAVWAQQNDPRITRIGRFLRVTRLDELPQFINVIKGDMALIGPRPERPQLCGDLQNALPFYLERTAGLRPGITGLAQVSQGYDRCLDDVKAKIAWDHAYAAALGSPWQWLKMDTFIILKTILVMVTKRGQ, from the coding sequence ATGATGCTGTGGTTTATCGTTATATTGCTAAGTATCTTGATTGTCTACCATCATATTGTGTACACCGCAGTGATGATCCGTTTAGGCCAGTATCACACCGATGAACAATCCACTTCATCTTCACATTCTGCTTCTCTGCATGACGCATACCCGCATATTGCATTAGTTATGCCCGCACATAATGAAGCCGATTATATGGCTGCCAAACTGGCGAATATATTAATGCTCGATTACCCCGCAGAAAAACTCAGCGTCAATATTTGCTGCGATGGCTGTAGCGATAATACCGCGGAAATCATTGAAGAGTGGCACCCCAAATTTGAGCAAGCAGGCATCAAACTAGCGTGGACGAATAAAACCAACAACCGCGGTAAACTTGCACGCCTAAATGCCTTGATGGCGCAAGTGTCCAGCCAAAACGATCTTATTGCGCTCAGTGATATATCGGCCCTCATTTCAATAGATGCACTCACTCAGGCAGCCCACAGTTTTCAAAATGCTGAAACCGGTGCCATCACCAGTTGCTACCTTCTCGCAGATGCAACTGAGGGGGAAAAGCAATATTGGCAATGGCAAAATAAAATTCGTCACGCAGAATCTCAACTTGGTAGCGTGATGGGAGGTAATGGTGCTTTTTATATTATGCGCGCCTCCCTGTTTACGCCCTTACCAGAAGACACCATTAATGATGACTTCATGTTACCTATGATGGTGATTAAACAAGGCTACAACGTTCTTCTCAATCAAGACATAAATAGCGTAGAAATTTCACCGTCAACAGGCCAGCAAAACCACCAGCGCCGCCAACGTATTGGGGCGGGCAATTTGCAACAACTGATACGCTGTCGATTCTTATTTTCGCCAAAACAAAAAAAGTTGGGATGGCTATTTGGTTCAGGTAAAGGACTTCGCACTATTATGCCTTTCATTTTAGTTGGCTATCTTCTTGCAACCAGTGTACTCGCTATCCAAGGCTCGTTATTAGCAAGCCTACTTGTTATTGGTCAACTCAGCGCCTACTTCCTCGCACTACTCCCCGCCTTAGGGGTTAATCAAAAGTACTTAAACAAATGGCATTATTTGGTAGGAGGCTATTACTCGTCACTGTTTGGCATGGTGCGTTATCTCAATGGTCAATTTAAGCAAGGCTGGCGCCATTTACCGCCGCTTTACGACTACCAAGCACGCTCGACACAATGCTGTAAGCGCCTTAGTGATCTCATATTAAGTGTAATGGGGTTGGTACTTACTTTGCCGCTTTGGCCAGTGATCGCACTGCTCATTAAACTCGACTCAAAAGGCCCTGTTTTCTATCGCCAACTGCGGGTTGGTCAAATCACAGAGCAACACACAGATTTATTTGAAGTCATTAAATTCCGCACTATGACCCACAATGCCGAACAAGATTCAGGGGCTGTATGGGCACAGCAAAATGATCCTAGAATCACTCGTATTGGCCGGTTTCTACGCGTTACGCGATTAGATGAACTGCCTCAATTTATTAATGTCATTAAAGGCGATATGGCACTGATCGGCCCACGCCCAGAACGACCACAACTTTGTGGCGATTTGCAAAATGCATTGCCATTCTACTTAGAACGCACCGCGGGTTTACGTCCAGGGATCACTGGGTTAGCGCAAGTAAGCCAAGGTTATGATCGCTGCCTTGACGATGTAAAAGCCAAAATAGCTTGGGATCATGCTTATGCTGCTGCACTCGGTTCACCATGGCAATGGCTAAAAATGGACACCTTCATCATCTTAAAAACCATTTTGGTAATGGTAACCAAACGCGGCCAATAA